One Deltaproteobacteria bacterium DNA window includes the following coding sequences:
- a CDS encoding methyl-accepting chemotaxis protein, which translates to MPDRAATGAEGKRGRSLMFKTALGVLALTLLAVAAIAVTWAVAEQSLVRLAEEQKQSFAEVQRRNQRIVDGIQRTNDAAMGRARQASEAVLRINVQRSAMGAAQIAEAFLRGATPDVDPDRIPGFATSLRRQRIGRAGFIFLFDHRAGGEGTIAVHPSSDLEGEPLSRHYPALAAHLARLRWTESVARARHRGGFLADNRLVEMLVPRERTPGQPTVFVATPLANTRWTFVAATDLEGTHEAVLTDVNDALREVARAAEAGHRQVGATLNLLPAQLERKVRAFQRSLVWAFVPLLLLCLGVTWATISYFRTALVQPVRELGGLAETIRLGRYDQRASVRQTGDELDLLARSFNAMLDRIVGLIRRDEDKQRLERDVIMLLGLVSTAAKGDLTVRGRVGSAEMASVMEAMNHMLESIGKLVLQVRGGGAAVTAAADRIIAASGAMTRGAAQQAAVLDRVTERISALGQRSLEINQIVELIDEIAAQTNMLALNAAIEASRAGEQGKGFAVVADEVRKLAERSSSATKDIGAFIDLIRDATQEAVVAMEEIRAVTRATADGALDTTRAADQMAEAARQLGAAIARFKVQRADVAAITKLLDEKREELHRALAALGELAATPGVDAPPVQEGLVALLGEVQEALRAVGGGPSFEAVEEPGAGAAPESALVRSARPGDEPGGDPENRDRGAGPPTGRPG; encoded by the coding sequence GGCGCAACCAGCGCATCGTCGACGGCATCCAGCGCACGAACGATGCGGCGATGGGGCGGGCGCGGCAGGCCTCGGAGGCCGTGCTCCGCATCAACGTGCAGCGTAGCGCGATGGGGGCGGCTCAGATCGCCGAGGCCTTCCTCCGCGGCGCCACCCCCGACGTCGACCCGGACCGCATTCCGGGTTTTGCCACCTCGCTCCGGCGGCAGCGCATCGGTCGCGCCGGGTTCATCTTCCTCTTCGACCACCGCGCGGGTGGCGAAGGGACCATCGCCGTGCATCCTTCCTCCGACCTGGAGGGCGAGCCGCTCTCTCGCCACTACCCCGCGCTCGCGGCCCATCTGGCGCGCTTGCGCTGGACCGAGTCGGTGGCGCGGGCGCGCCACCGTGGCGGGTTTCTGGCCGACAACCGACTGGTCGAGATGCTCGTGCCCAGGGAGCGCACCCCGGGACAGCCAACGGTCTTCGTCGCGACGCCGCTCGCGAACACGCGGTGGACCTTCGTGGCGGCCACCGACCTCGAAGGGACCCACGAGGCCGTGCTCACCGACGTGAACGACGCACTGCGGGAGGTCGCGCGAGCCGCCGAGGCGGGCCACCGTCAGGTCGGGGCGACGCTGAACCTCCTCCCCGCGCAGCTCGAGCGCAAGGTGCGTGCTTTTCAGCGGAGCCTAGTCTGGGCCTTCGTGCCGCTCCTGCTCCTGTGTCTCGGCGTGACGTGGGCGACGATCTCGTATTTCCGGACGGCGCTCGTCCAGCCGGTCCGCGAGCTCGGGGGGCTTGCTGAAACGATCCGCCTCGGGCGCTACGACCAGCGGGCGTCGGTTCGACAGACGGGTGACGAGCTCGACCTGCTGGCCAGGTCGTTCAACGCGATGCTCGATCGCATCGTGGGGCTCATCCGCCGCGACGAGGATAAGCAACGCCTCGAGCGAGATGTCATCATGCTCCTCGGGCTCGTCTCGACGGCGGCCAAGGGGGATCTGACGGTGCGTGGCCGGGTCGGCTCCGCGGAGATGGCCTCGGTGATGGAGGCCATGAACCACATGCTCGAGAGCATCGGCAAGCTCGTGCTGCAGGTTCGAGGCGGGGGAGCCGCGGTCACGGCGGCTGCGGACCGCATCATCGCGGCCAGCGGTGCGATGACCCGCGGCGCCGCGCAGCAGGCGGCGGTGCTCGACCGGGTGACGGAGCGCATCAGCGCGCTCGGGCAGCGCTCGCTCGAGATCAACCAGATCGTGGAGCTGATCGACGAAATCGCCGCGCAGACCAACATGCTGGCCTTGAACGCCGCGATCGAGGCCTCCCGCGCCGGAGAGCAGGGCAAGGGGTTCGCGGTGGTCGCCGACGAGGTGCGCAAGCTCGCCGAGCGCTCTTCGAGCGCGACCAAGGACATCGGCGCCTTCATCGACCTGATCCGGGACGCCACGCAGGAGGCGGTGGTCGCGATGGAGGAGATACGCGCGGTCACGCGCGCCACGGCCGACGGGGCGCTCGACACCACGCGAGCGGCGGACCAGATGGCGGAGGCAGCGCGCCAGCTGGGCGCAGCCATCGCCCGCTTCAAGGTGCAGCGGGCCGACGTGGCGGCGATCACCAAGCTCCTCGACGAGAAGCGCGAGGAGCTGCACCGGGCGCTCGCGGCCTTGGGAGAGCTCGCGGCGACGCCCGGGGTAGACGCTCCCCCCGTCCAGGAGGGATTGGTGGCGCTCCTCGGCGAGGTGCAAGAGGCGCTTCGAGCGGTGGGTGGGGGCCCGTCGTTCGAGGCCGTGGAAGAGCCGGGCGCCGGCGCCGCTCCAGAGTCCGCACTGGTCCGGAGCGCGCGGCCGGGTGACGAGCCCGGGGGGGACCCCGAGAACCGTGACCGCGGGGCGGGCCCTCCGACCGGTCGACCGGGCTGA
- a CDS encoding response regulator → MIDASLLEVFLGEARTQLRLLRSPDLSPEGRRRAVEALRDAAVMSGLPALATSARRILELGVASAGSEAELARLRDAIEALAAPYEAEATEGAENDAFEEDWDPETAALLRRLFAAEAHEHLEVMTASLLQALRTPDSLQEVLRRAHTLKGSAGTVGLRHVEHAVHLLEERCIALRDGRLPVDDAAIDALLGATDLIRGMVEGTDASAEATTPPEVALGRLRQGLGAAESASAADTDPEHEEEQEPTGRQAREVGVVSLRDAGKVATGRERRVGNDRRRGEDHLIRVDVSHIDELMNSVGQLVIDRTRVERRLEVLKALARDLLASRQTLHGGVGLLRPLLEHPALATLSEVEGELSDVVANLEQATASLLEDSEALRRTTRDLQAHLTKVRMMPIRWLFARLQRPSREMARAQGKTVVLLTKGETTEMDRSIVEQITDPLIHLVRNAVAHGIESPEVRRAAGKPEAGVVEITARHQGDFLLLDVADDGAGIDLGRLRSAVTAFSGDVGAGSPLSDEELLEWIFASGVSTRAKADRHAGRGIGLDVVRQNVLALGGTIGVRTRDGGGTCFTLRVPMTTAITQAMLFKEGEQVYAIPIAHVLESVAAAPPQLRSVAGRGLELEHRGERLPVVVLSQVLGTSPLTPGGGDASNPSGERTAILVLGLGEFRFGVAVRRVIGPREIVIKGLGPLLAPLPLFSGGTVSGSGKVQLVLDVMTLAQLARRPAPGAGAGAGSLATEVDRARLSPPRLLVADDSRTVREAVAQLLRDAGYVVDLASDGWEAWEQLQRRPYDLLMTDLEMPRLDGAELIAKCRKDATLRGLPILVLSSRQAEGSRRLVGDGGADGLLAKPVNRRVVLHGVRGVMRSVAAARRGGASV, encoded by the coding sequence GTGATCGACGCGTCGCTGCTCGAGGTGTTCCTCGGCGAGGCGCGGACGCAGCTGCGCCTGCTCCGCTCCCCCGACCTCTCTCCCGAGGGGCGACGTCGTGCGGTGGAGGCGCTGAGAGACGCCGCGGTGATGTCCGGGCTTCCGGCCCTGGCGACGAGCGCGCGCCGGATCCTCGAGCTGGGCGTGGCCAGCGCGGGCTCGGAGGCGGAGCTAGCTCGCCTGCGCGACGCCATCGAGGCGCTCGCCGCGCCGTACGAGGCTGAGGCAACGGAAGGGGCGGAGAACGACGCGTTCGAGGAGGACTGGGACCCAGAGACGGCCGCACTGCTGCGCCGACTTTTCGCAGCCGAGGCGCACGAGCACCTGGAGGTGATGACCGCGAGTCTCCTGCAGGCTCTGCGCACTCCGGACAGCCTGCAAGAGGTGCTGCGGCGCGCGCACACGCTCAAGGGATCGGCGGGAACCGTGGGCCTCCGCCACGTGGAGCACGCCGTCCACCTGCTGGAGGAGCGCTGCATCGCGCTCCGCGACGGGCGGCTGCCGGTGGACGACGCGGCGATCGACGCGCTCCTCGGCGCCACGGACCTGATTCGAGGGATGGTCGAGGGGACCGACGCCTCGGCGGAGGCGACGACTCCCCCCGAGGTGGCGCTGGGGCGGCTGCGGCAGGGGCTCGGCGCCGCGGAGAGCGCCTCCGCGGCGGACACGGACCCGGAGCACGAGGAGGAGCAGGAGCCGACCGGCCGGCAGGCGCGCGAGGTGGGGGTCGTGTCGCTTCGCGACGCGGGGAAGGTTGCCACGGGGCGCGAACGGCGGGTGGGAAACGATCGGCGGCGGGGCGAAGACCATCTGATCCGGGTGGACGTCTCTCACATCGACGAGCTGATGAACTCCGTCGGGCAGCTCGTCATCGACCGGACGCGCGTGGAGCGTCGCCTGGAGGTGCTCAAGGCCCTGGCGCGCGACCTGCTTGCGAGTCGGCAGACCCTCCACGGGGGTGTGGGGTTGCTGCGCCCGCTCCTCGAACACCCCGCGCTTGCGACCCTCTCCGAGGTCGAAGGGGAGCTATCCGACGTGGTCGCGAATCTCGAGCAGGCGACCGCGTCTCTGCTCGAGGACTCCGAGGCGCTCCGCCGGACGACGCGCGACCTCCAGGCGCATCTCACGAAGGTGCGCATGATGCCCATTCGGTGGCTCTTCGCGCGGCTCCAGCGTCCGTCGCGGGAGATGGCGCGCGCGCAGGGCAAGACAGTCGTGCTGCTGACCAAGGGGGAGACGACCGAGATGGATCGGTCGATCGTGGAGCAGATCACCGACCCGCTGATCCACCTGGTGCGGAACGCGGTGGCGCACGGGATCGAGTCACCCGAGGTACGGCGCGCGGCCGGGAAGCCCGAAGCCGGCGTGGTCGAGATCACGGCGCGGCATCAGGGGGACTTCCTGTTGCTCGACGTCGCCGACGACGGGGCGGGGATCGACCTGGGACGCCTGCGAAGCGCCGTCACGGCGTTCTCGGGCGACGTGGGCGCGGGATCCCCGCTCTCCGACGAGGAGCTCCTGGAGTGGATCTTCGCGAGTGGTGTCTCGACGAGGGCGAAGGCCGATCGGCACGCGGGACGCGGCATCGGCCTCGACGTCGTGCGCCAGAACGTCCTGGCCCTGGGAGGGACGATCGGAGTGCGCACGCGCGACGGGGGCGGGACCTGCTTCACGCTCCGCGTGCCGATGACCACGGCGATCACGCAGGCCATGCTCTTCAAGGAGGGGGAGCAGGTCTACGCCATCCCCATCGCCCACGTTCTCGAGAGCGTCGCCGCGGCGCCTCCACAGCTCAGGTCGGTTGCGGGGCGCGGGCTGGAGCTGGAGCACCGGGGGGAGCGCCTGCCGGTCGTCGTGTTGTCGCAGGTCCTCGGTACCTCTCCGCTGACGCCAGGGGGCGGGGACGCCTCGAACCCTTCGGGGGAGCGGACGGCGATCCTGGTACTCGGACTGGGCGAGTTCCGCTTCGGGGTGGCCGTCCGCCGCGTCATCGGGCCGCGGGAGATCGTGATCAAGGGCCTCGGACCCTTGCTGGCCCCGCTGCCCCTCTTCTCGGGGGGCACAGTCAGCGGGTCGGGCAAGGTGCAGCTCGTTCTCGACGTGATGACCCTGGCTCAGCTCGCCCGCCGGCCCGCGCCGGGGGCGGGAGCGGGGGCGGGGAGCCTGGCGACGGAGGTCGACCGGGCGCGGCTCTCGCCGCCGCGGCTGCTCGTGGCGGACGACTCCCGCACGGTGCGCGAGGCGGTGGCTCAACTTCTGCGCGACGCGGGCTACGTGGTGGACCTCGCGAGCGACGGCTGGGAGGCCTGGGAGCAGCTTCAGCGCCGGCCCTACGACCTGCTGATGACGGACCTCGAGATGCCCCGGCTCGACGGCGCCGAGTTGATCGCGAAGTGCCGCAAGGACGCGACGCTGCGGGGGCTGCCGATCCTGGTGCTCAGCTCGCGGCAGGCGGAGGGGAGTCGTCGCCTGGTCGGGGACGGAGGAGCGGATGGGCTTCTGGCCAAGCCAGTGAACCGACGCGTGGTCCTGCACGGCGTGCGAGGCGTCATGCGTTCGGTGGCTGCGGCCCGGCGCGGGGGGGCGTCGGTCTGA
- the def gene encoding peptide deformylase codes for MAIRPILRYPDPRLQSQCRTVGERLDGLEALVRDMTETMYSASGAGLAAIQVGEPIRLFIVESSVAGLGPQAAPMVFIDPEIVELSAEKELADEGCLSFPGVYVPVERSYRVLTRARNLRGELFEVAGEGLFARAMQHENDHLNGRLLADYVGRLKRQLIRRKLEREAAARSSD; via the coding sequence ATGGCCATCCGCCCCATCTTGAGATACCCGGACCCTCGCCTGCAGAGCCAGTGCCGCACGGTCGGCGAGCGTCTCGACGGACTCGAGGCGCTGGTCCGGGACATGACGGAAACCATGTACAGCGCGAGCGGGGCCGGACTGGCTGCGATCCAGGTGGGTGAGCCGATCCGGCTCTTCATCGTGGAGAGCTCCGTGGCCGGGCTGGGACCCCAGGCCGCGCCGATGGTCTTCATCGACCCGGAGATCGTGGAGCTCAGCGCCGAGAAAGAGCTCGCCGACGAGGGGTGCCTCTCCTTCCCCGGAGTCTACGTCCCGGTCGAACGGTCCTACCGGGTGCTCACCCGTGCACGAAACCTCCGAGGGGAGCTCTTCGAGGTGGCGGGCGAGGGGCTCTTCGCGCGCGCCATGCAGCACGAGAACGACCACCTCAATGGTCGCCTCCTCGCGGACTACGTCGGCCGACTCAAGCGCCAGCTGATCCGCCGCAAGCTCGAGCGCGAAGCGGCCGCTCGATCCAGCGACTAG
- the ribA gene encoding GTP cyclohydrolase II has product MQPMRVTAQLAQLSNRFALSRGGEASVRTEFGTFTMAAYRDAEGLEHLAVMKGDVRGTGVLCRVHSECLTGEVFHSRRCECGPQLHLALRRIEEVGRGVVIYLRQEGRGIGLLNKLRAYALQDKGADTLEANVALGFAPDLRRYDVAAAILRDLGTQSVVLMSNNPDKVLGLQEAGIVVERREPHQIGVHEDNERYMETKRLRMGHLLGD; this is encoded by the coding sequence ATGCAACCGATGCGCGTGACAGCCCAGCTTGCCCAGCTTTCCAACCGGTTCGCCTTGTCCCGTGGAGGGGAAGCCAGTGTCCGGACGGAGTTCGGCACCTTCACGATGGCCGCCTACAGGGACGCGGAGGGGCTCGAGCATCTGGCGGTCATGAAAGGGGACGTCCGAGGGACGGGCGTGCTCTGCCGCGTGCACTCGGAGTGCCTGACGGGTGAAGTGTTCCATTCGCGTCGCTGCGAGTGCGGGCCGCAGCTCCACCTCGCGCTCCGGCGGATCGAGGAGGTCGGGCGCGGCGTCGTGATCTACCTGCGTCAGGAGGGCCGGGGCATCGGCCTACTGAACAAGCTGCGGGCCTACGCTCTGCAGGACAAGGGGGCCGATACGCTGGAGGCGAACGTGGCGCTCGGCTTCGCCCCGGACCTGCGGCGCTACGACGTGGCCGCCGCCATCCTGCGAGACCTCGGGACCCAGTCGGTGGTGCTCATGAGCAACAACCCCGACAAGGTGCTCGGACTGCAGGAGGCGGGGATCGTCGTGGAGCGCCGGGAGCCGCACCAGATCGGCGTCCACGAGGACAACGAGCGCTACATGGAAACCAAGCGCCTCCGGATGGGGCATCTCCTCGGCGACTGA
- a CDS encoding GTP cyclohydrolase I: MPTAPPDPTAMAAAIRTLLGAAGLDPTSEDLRGSPERVARLWLDEFLSGYAMDPAQILGDAVVGEADPAEVLLRDLSFHSLCPHHLVPFRGRAHVAYLPAGRLLGFGRIAQLVACFTQRLTLQERATQQVAQALVDLLPCRGAACVLEAEQLCLALPSDRHEGSRVVTTAFVGDYAARPELQSQFLARLGLRS, encoded by the coding sequence ATGCCGACCGCTCCCCCCGACCCCACCGCGATGGCCGCCGCCATCCGCACGCTGCTAGGCGCCGCCGGGCTGGACCCTACGAGCGAAGACCTCCGCGGGAGCCCCGAACGCGTGGCGCGGCTCTGGCTGGACGAGTTCCTCTCGGGCTACGCGATGGACCCGGCGCAGATCCTCGGGGACGCGGTGGTCGGGGAGGCCGATCCCGCGGAGGTGTTGCTCCGGGATCTCTCCTTTCACTCCCTCTGCCCCCACCACCTGGTGCCCTTCCGGGGGCGGGCCCACGTCGCGTACCTCCCGGCGGGAAGACTCCTCGGCTTCGGGCGCATCGCTCAGCTCGTGGCGTGCTTCACCCAGAGGCTCACTCTGCAGGAGCGGGCCACGCAGCAGGTGGCGCAGGCGCTCGTGGACCTCCTGCCGTGCCGCGGCGCGGCCTGCGTCCTCGAGGCGGAGCAGCTCTGCCTGGCCCTCCCCTCGGATCGGCACGAGGGAAGCCGGGTGGTGACCACGGCCTTCGTCGGGGACTACGCGGCGCGGCCCGAGCTGCAGTCGCAGTTTCTGGCCCGGCTCGGGCTGCGGTCGTAG
- a CDS encoding sigma-54-dependent Fis family transcriptional regulator, whose product MTEPLHGRHTILVVEDDAAMRELVVESLTEEGYAVLSAGGGRDGVAQVRTHQVDLVVTDIRMPDMDGLDMVRELCTLPARPDVITVTAFGSIETAIKAVKLGASDYITKPFEIDQLLLAVERTLRERGIRHELARLREAVADKYRFDNIIGRSAAMQEVFELIRRVADSPVSVLITGESGTGKELVARALHFNSSRSSGPFIAVNCAAIPPNLLESELFGYKRGAFTDATTDRNGLLVDANGGSLFLDEIGELPPPLQAKLLRVLQEREVKPLGSSRSVPIDVRIMSATNRDLQAMLPTGHFRSDLYYRLNVVQIAIPPLRDRPEDILPLATHLLAQAGRRANKQVERIDAQAAKLLLAYAWPGNVRELENVVERAVALSQTPQIEVADLPQPLRERPADDHLVSAASSRNLTLAELEREYILQVLTQEEGNKSRAANRLGLDRKTLYRKLEEYRKDDDPAPSGRR is encoded by the coding sequence ATGACCGAACCTCTCCATGGCCGGCACACGATCCTCGTCGTGGAGGACGACGCGGCGATGCGCGAACTGGTCGTCGAGTCGCTGACCGAGGAGGGCTACGCGGTGCTCTCGGCGGGAGGGGGGCGCGACGGCGTGGCGCAGGTCAGGACCCACCAGGTCGATCTGGTCGTCACCGACATCCGCATGCCGGACATGGATGGCCTGGACATGGTGCGCGAGCTGTGCACGCTGCCGGCACGCCCCGACGTGATCACCGTGACCGCCTTCGGCAGCATCGAGACGGCCATCAAGGCGGTGAAGCTCGGCGCCTCCGACTACATCACGAAGCCCTTCGAGATCGACCAGCTGCTCTTGGCCGTCGAGCGCACGTTGCGCGAGCGGGGGATCCGTCACGAGCTGGCCCGCCTGCGAGAGGCGGTGGCCGACAAGTACCGTTTCGACAACATCATCGGCCGAAGCGCGGCCATGCAGGAGGTCTTCGAGCTCATTCGCCGCGTCGCCGATAGCCCCGTGAGCGTGCTCATCACCGGGGAGAGCGGCACCGGCAAAGAGCTCGTCGCGCGGGCCCTGCACTTCAACAGCTCGCGGTCGAGCGGACCGTTCATCGCCGTGAACTGCGCGGCCATTCCACCGAACCTCCTCGAGAGCGAGCTCTTCGGGTACAAGCGGGGCGCCTTCACCGACGCCACGACCGACCGCAACGGGCTCCTCGTGGACGCGAACGGCGGGTCGCTCTTCCTCGACGAGATCGGCGAGCTCCCTCCCCCACTGCAGGCCAAGCTCTTGCGGGTGCTCCAGGAGCGCGAGGTCAAACCCCTGGGGAGCAGCCGCAGCGTCCCCATCGACGTGCGCATCATGAGCGCCACCAACCGGGACCTGCAGGCCATGCTTCCCACGGGGCACTTTCGCTCGGACCTCTATTACCGGCTCAACGTGGTGCAGATCGCGATCCCGCCGCTGCGCGACCGCCCCGAGGACATCTTGCCGCTGGCCACGCACCTCCTCGCGCAGGCCGGCCGGCGCGCGAACAAGCAGGTGGAGCGCATCGACGCGCAGGCGGCGAAGCTCCTGCTCGCGTACGCCTGGCCGGGGAATGTGCGGGAGCTCGAGAACGTGGTCGAACGAGCGGTGGCGCTGAGCCAGACCCCGCAGATCGAGGTGGCCGACCTGCCGCAGCCGCTCCGCGAGCGGCCTGCCGACGACCACCTCGTCTCGGCAGCCTCCTCGCGCAACCTGACGCTGGCCGAGCTGGAGCGCGAGTACATCCTGCAGGTGCTCACCCAGGAAGAGGGGAACAAGAGCCGCGCGGCGAACCGGCTGGGACTGGACCGCAAGACCCTCTATCGAAAGCTCGAGGAGTACCGGAAGGACGACGACCCGGCGCCGTCGGGGCGGCGGTGA
- a CDS encoding HAMP domain-containing protein — protein sequence MSIAKKISFVASLLAALLLVGSGYAGRELQERALERQVEAQATAVGQLLASVAEAGVRDRGQLAHIADHLAQQGSVEVIFYGADGRAEVPVPEEEEPVTNARARRVIESNRPEGELFRKGGHAAYVYRAPLHLRGKAVGALELRLELQALREGRGFHLGLAIAGGLLLLFALLVGIFSRRAIGRPIGQLMDGMDHVIRGDLSHALPLDRSDEIGRIAYRFNEMTSRLRAAQDEILQSGALKLELEQRLRQSEKLATIGQLSAEIAHEVGTPLNVIGGRARALERKAEQPAEVLKNAKIIADQASRITKIIQQMLDVARARAPRRGSVDLARVLDDALAFLEYQIQRAGIEVQRELPPGLPPVMGDADGLQQVVLNLLVNAIQAMPGGGTLTVRCTLDHRRKSGLDLAPPQRYLQVLVADSGPGIPEETRAQIFEPFYSTKPQGEGTGLGLTVVHGIVKEHDGWVEVETAQPHGAAFRVYLPTEPEAAVEAESSDAETHSAPPHRGETDAAAIERPSGREAAAGSSSSPGRTSQAGS from the coding sequence ATGAGCATTGCGAAGAAGATCTCCTTCGTCGCTTCCCTCCTCGCGGCGCTGCTCCTCGTCGGATCGGGCTACGCCGGGCGGGAGCTGCAGGAGCGCGCGCTCGAGCGTCAGGTCGAAGCCCAGGCGACGGCCGTCGGCCAGCTCCTGGCCAGCGTCGCCGAAGCGGGGGTGCGCGACCGGGGCCAGCTCGCGCATATCGCTGACCATCTGGCGCAGCAAGGCAGCGTGGAGGTGATCTTCTACGGCGCCGACGGGCGCGCGGAGGTGCCGGTCCCCGAGGAAGAGGAGCCGGTGACGAACGCACGGGCGCGCCGGGTCATCGAGAGCAACCGTCCCGAGGGAGAGCTCTTCCGCAAAGGGGGACACGCGGCCTACGTCTACCGTGCTCCGCTTCATCTGCGCGGCAAGGCGGTCGGCGCGCTCGAGCTGCGGCTCGAGCTCCAGGCCCTGCGCGAGGGGCGGGGCTTCCACCTCGGCCTCGCCATCGCCGGAGGGCTCCTGCTCCTCTTCGCCCTGCTCGTGGGGATCTTCTCGCGTCGTGCGATCGGACGCCCCATCGGCCAGCTCATGGACGGGATGGACCACGTCATCCGCGGAGACCTCTCCCACGCGCTGCCCCTCGATCGCTCGGACGAGATCGGACGGATCGCCTACCGCTTCAACGAAATGACCTCCAGGCTCCGGGCCGCGCAGGACGAGATCCTCCAGAGCGGCGCGCTGAAGCTGGAGCTCGAACAGCGCCTCCGTCAGAGCGAGAAGCTGGCCACCATCGGGCAGCTCTCCGCCGAGATCGCGCACGAGGTGGGCACGCCGCTGAACGTGATCGGCGGGCGGGCGCGAGCGCTCGAGCGAAAGGCCGAACAGCCGGCAGAGGTCCTCAAGAACGCGAAGATCATCGCCGACCAGGCCTCGCGCATCACGAAGATCATCCAGCAGATGCTCGACGTGGCGCGGGCCCGAGCTCCGAGGCGCGGGAGCGTCGACCTCGCGCGCGTCCTCGACGACGCCCTCGCTTTTCTCGAGTACCAGATCCAGCGGGCCGGGATCGAGGTCCAGCGCGAACTCCCGCCGGGCCTGCCGCCCGTGATGGGGGACGCCGACGGGCTGCAGCAGGTGGTGCTCAACCTGCTCGTCAACGCGATCCAGGCCATGCCGGGGGGGGGGACCCTGACGGTTCGCTGCACGCTCGACCACCGCCGCAAGAGCGGCCTCGACCTCGCGCCGCCGCAGCGCTACCTGCAGGTCCTGGTGGCCGACAGCGGACCGGGCATTCCGGAGGAGACGCGCGCGCAGATCTTCGAGCCCTTCTACTCCACGAAGCCCCAGGGCGAAGGCACGGGACTCGGGCTCACGGTGGTTCACGGAATCGTCAAGGAGCACGACGGGTGGGTCGAGGTCGAGACGGCGCAGCCTCACGGCGCCGCCTTCCGCGTCTACCTGCCGACCGAACCGGAGGCCGCCGTCGAGGCGGAGAGTTCCGACGCGGAGACGCATTCGGCACCACCGCACCGAGGGGAGACCGACGCGGCCGCGATCGAGCGTCCCTCGGGGAGGGAGGCAGCTGCGGGGTCCTCGAGCTCGCCAGGTCGCACCTCACAGGCAGGGAGCTAG